The following is a genomic window from Anopheles aquasalis chromosome 3, idAnoAquaMG_Q_19, whole genome shotgun sequence.
cACTATGGGTCGTTCAAATTTTGTTCACAAAAAAGGATTGGAATATTCTAGCTGATCATAAGCAGAGTAGAGATGTAGATGGGGCAAACATTCAAAGAGACATGCTCAGCGTACTCTTCTCTCATTGTACAACCTGTGGTGATATCGTTTTCAGCAATGAAAATAGTATATAGTGTTGTAGTGCACTTCATCATGTTATTCTACTTTCGTTTTAAGCATAATCTCTAACTGTGAATTAATTCGTGGGAGAAGCGGAAGTGGTATTATGGAATAAGTAACAGCAAAACGAGAAACAGCAGAATTCTCTCATATGGTCAAACTGAATTAACAAAACATAGCAAAATCTCTTCAGTCGATGTGTGTGATGTAAAGGTAGTAACGTGGACCATTTTTGTCCGAGAATCGGAAACTGATGGACCGGGACTGTATGCCGTTTATTTTGAAGTATCCAATAAAGAGAATTTCTTAAACATAATTCGGTATCGACTTTCTTTCTAAGCGTGTAACTTCAATCGGTGAGAGAACggtaaaaaatggaaaacattttattatAATAGGTAGTAGCAGCCTCCACGTGTTCGAATTAGTCTAATTTGCTGGAAGCCGGCGCAACTTCAAAGAGTACTTGGATGACGTAGGTGAGTTTGTCTgcaagagatagagaaaagaTTGTATCACAGGGGGCTGCGCACATTCTCGAACGGCGTTTGATGCTTACTGATCCattttggtcgtattttgtaATAAACGAAAGGTGTGTACACCAGTACGCCGCTAAGAATGAAACCCAGTGCAAATAGATACTTGGGCGAAGGATCGGTGACAACCGGAACGACCGAAAGGAAGACGGAAACGGCTAGTGTAATGAAAGGTACGATCAGAGGCACCTTGTAAGGCCGGTGGACCGTAGGTTGCGTTCGGCGCAACGCCAGCAACGCAACAACGGCCGATCCGTAGAAGAACCAGATCAGAAATGAAGCGAATTCGATCAGGGTTTCAATGTTGCCGACCAGAATGAAGGCGAGTGCCAGCACACCCTGCATGGCGACGGCTGGAGCAGGTGTGGAACGACGGACGTGGATGTAGGACAGTGGTTCCAGCATTTGTCCTTCCTGGCTGGCCACGTAGCATAGGCGGGTCACACCGAACTGGATGCTGAGAGCGCAACCGAAAGTGGCCAACGCCACGCCAACCGGTATGATGAACGAGAACCATCCGAGAGCACGCTCCCCGAAATCGATACCCACAGCTTCCGAATTGATCATATCGTCGATCGGTAGTACCTGAAACATACGAATATTTGTGTGCCatgaggagaaggaaatcAGGAGAGGAGATAGACGATTGTGCCTAGACGTGGCGTATTATGATAACGATGCCCTACCGTCATGTAAGCCAGGTTCATGAAAACGTAAAGTCCCGTAATGACTGGGactgcgatgatgatcgatcgtgGAATGTTTCTGGAAGGAGATGAAAGAGTAAGCTGTGAACGAAAGCGTTGCCAGCGATATTGCTGTGATGGGATAGTAGTAGGCTTACACTTCCGGTTTCTTGATTTCCTCCGTGATGGTGGTCACACTTGACCAACCATCGTACGCCCATAGCCCGTTGTAGAAGGCAAGTGCAATGTAACCGGGGCTAGTATGGGTTCCCTCGAATCCACCTGCTAGGTTCTCAGTGTTTCCGATTGCGAGCTGATAGATGCCGCCGAAGATTACTACCAAACAGGCAAACACCTTACAGAAACCAAACACGTTGTTAATCGTCACGTACAGCTTCACGCTGCTGAGATTGATGTAGGTGATAATGCCTAGCGATAGTGCAGTGCAGAGAATCAATCAGTGTGTTATCTCTTTGACCGAATGCGGATAGTTACCTAATCCTAAGATTCCGATGAGTTTGACCAGCAGATGGAGATCCTCGGCCGGTAGATTCTCGATACCGAGAAGCTGGCGCATGGGCAGTATCGAGTACTCGGCGAACGTTAGAATGATAACGGCAATCTCGGCTGGTCGCAGAATCATCACGTACACCCAGGCGCAGATGAACGACGGAAGAGGGCCCCAGAAGGAGTGTGACTTTTTGAAAGCCTCGATCAAATAAGCGTACTCGGCCCCGGATCGCGGCACAACCGTGCCTAGCTCGGCAAAGCAAAGGGCGCCGAGTAGAGAGATTCCTCCACAGATCGTCCACACTACCAGACAGAAGCCAACACTACCGGAGTACTTAAGGGCAGCCGTAGGTGAAACGAAAATGCCGGAACCGATCATAACACTGATGATGACATTGATGGCCGACATGAGACCCATCTCACgcttcaaaccaccaccaccaccgccatcggccTTCCGCTCTACGACGACCGTCATGGTTGATCCTC
Proteins encoded in this region:
- the LOC126577522 gene encoding b(0,+)-type amino acid transporter 1-like — encoded protein: MTVVVERKADGGGGGGLKREMGLMSAINVIISVMIGSGIFVSPTAALKYSGSVGFCLVVWTICGGISLLGALCFAELGTVVPRSGAEYAYLIEAFKKSHSFWGPLPSFICAWVYVMILRPAEIAVIILTFAEYSILPMRQLLGIENLPAEDLHLLVKLIGILGLGIITYINLSSVKLYVTINNVFGFCKVFACLVVIFGGIYQLAIGNTENLAGGFEGTHTSPGYIALAFYNGLWAYDGWSSVTTITEEIKKPEVNIPRSIIIAVPVITGLYVFMNLAYMTVLPIDDMINSEAVGIDFGERALGWFSFIIPVGVALATFGCALSIQFGVTRLCYVASQEGQMLEPLSYIHVRRSTPAPAVAMQGVLALAFILVGNIETLIEFASFLIWFFYGSAVVALLALRRTQPTVHRPYKVPLIVPFITLAVSVFLSVVPVVTDPSPKYLFALGFILSGVLVYTPFVYYKIRPKWINKLTYVIQVLFEVAPASSKLD